The following proteins are co-located in the Polymorphospora rubra genome:
- a CDS encoding VOC family protein, whose protein sequence is MRLEQITIVVEEYDPAIAFFTDVLGFELVEDSPSLTNDGRPKRWVVVRPPGAETGILLARADGERQRAAVGDQAAGRVGFFLRVDDFDATYRRMVDAGVRFVTEPREQPYGRVVVFLDIAGNRWDLLGPA, encoded by the coding sequence ATGCGGCTCGAGCAGATCACCATCGTCGTCGAGGAGTACGACCCGGCCATCGCGTTCTTCACCGACGTACTGGGCTTCGAACTCGTCGAGGACTCGCCGTCGCTGACCAACGACGGCCGGCCGAAACGGTGGGTCGTCGTACGTCCACCGGGCGCCGAGACCGGGATCCTGCTCGCCCGCGCCGACGGGGAACGGCAGCGTGCGGCGGTCGGAGACCAGGCCGCCGGCCGGGTCGGGTTCTTCCTGCGGGTCGACGACTTCGACGCCACGTACCGGCGGATGGTCGACGCCGGCGTGCGGTTCGTGACCGAGCCGCGCGAGCAGCCGTACGGCCGGGTCGTGGTTTTCCTCGACATCGCCGGCAACCGGTGGGACCTGCTCGGCCCGGCCTGA
- a CDS encoding DEAD/DEAH box helicase family protein: MLKNLGTFATEYASDTDDIAEDFYDPCLRKSVTYDRITGFFSSTVFHLVHSALAVFFTENDGRMRLLCSPRLSAPDADSLLFGYAARSNAILAETLRAELAEMLDSAHAVGTRLLAALVASGRLEIKLARVAASVSEADKRMFHDKVGVFTDSAGDVVGFRGSLNESYLGLSANGNIESVDVWPSWEGGRDAQRAHNAVSRFARLWEGEVPGVSVVGLPDDIRRELERVAVDADLEALLRHLAKQTPAEPVVGPPAVGGIELRRHQINAFERWVAEGHRGLLAHATGSGKTVTGLYCAQTALAAGQVPLILVPSQLLLEQWGNQVRELLGARVVLAGGGHHEWSRGGVLRAAIESARVERPYAVVAVANTAAGPAFRSQVRPMSGKLFAIADEAHRFGSPEFRTILDWLDAPWRLGLSATPERAGDAEGTAAIVDYFGGIVHRYTLKDALDDGVLAPYVYHPSWVSLIEAEQQRWDALTTEIRRRFAIAKAPGAKAHTAEQLRMKLIERARLAKGAANKVPAAADLITQHYHPGQKWLVYCDNQAQLADVRQALDRRGIRSWEYHRQMRGDADTTLKLFDVSGGIVVAIKCLDEGVDIPSATHALILASSRNPREFIQRRGRVLRRSPHKTVATLLDVLVLPETLDQNDPKWSLAIGELARALQFANWGIGQAATSRLEDKWVSMGLSLAQIDELRTAGVETDDDDEGDPSSD; the protein is encoded by the coding sequence ATGCTGAAGAATCTAGGCACCTTCGCCACCGAATACGCCAGTGACACAGACGACATCGCTGAGGATTTCTACGATCCCTGCCTGCGGAAGTCCGTAACCTACGACCGAATTACTGGATTCTTCAGCTCCACCGTCTTCCATCTTGTTCATTCGGCGCTTGCCGTTTTCTTCACCGAGAATGATGGGAGGATGCGGCTGTTGTGCTCCCCCCGGCTCAGCGCGCCGGACGCCGACAGCCTGCTCTTTGGCTACGCCGCGCGCTCGAACGCTATCTTGGCCGAGACGCTCCGCGCCGAGTTGGCTGAGATGCTGGACTCCGCCCACGCTGTAGGGACAAGGCTTCTCGCGGCCCTTGTCGCGTCCGGTCGGCTTGAGATCAAGCTGGCGCGGGTCGCAGCCAGTGTTTCAGAAGCCGACAAGCGGATGTTCCATGACAAGGTGGGCGTGTTCACGGATAGTGCGGGCGACGTCGTGGGCTTCCGCGGCTCACTCAATGAGAGTTATCTCGGCCTTTCGGCCAACGGCAACATCGAGTCGGTAGACGTATGGCCGTCCTGGGAAGGCGGCCGAGACGCCCAGCGCGCCCACAATGCGGTCAGCCGGTTTGCGCGGCTGTGGGAGGGGGAGGTTCCAGGCGTTAGCGTGGTTGGGCTGCCCGACGACATCCGCCGTGAGTTGGAACGGGTCGCGGTCGATGCCGACCTTGAGGCTCTCTTGCGTCACCTGGCGAAGCAAACACCGGCCGAACCCGTTGTCGGGCCGCCCGCTGTCGGTGGCATTGAGCTGAGGCGACACCAGATCAATGCCTTTGAGAGATGGGTCGCCGAAGGCCACCGTGGCTTACTCGCCCATGCCACCGGCTCCGGAAAGACCGTCACCGGCCTTTATTGTGCGCAGACCGCTCTCGCAGCCGGACAGGTGCCGCTGATCCTGGTGCCGTCGCAGCTCTTGTTAGAGCAATGGGGTAACCAGGTTCGGGAGCTGCTCGGCGCCCGGGTCGTGCTGGCCGGTGGTGGGCACCACGAGTGGTCGCGAGGCGGCGTCCTGCGCGCCGCCATCGAATCGGCCCGCGTCGAACGGCCCTACGCGGTCGTGGCCGTCGCAAATACCGCCGCCGGCCCAGCGTTCCGGTCGCAAGTCCGCCCTATGTCCGGCAAGCTCTTCGCCATCGCCGACGAGGCGCACCGGTTCGGCAGTCCAGAGTTCCGCACCATTCTCGACTGGCTCGATGCACCCTGGCGCCTCGGCCTCAGCGCTACGCCGGAGCGGGCCGGAGATGCTGAAGGCACTGCGGCCATCGTCGACTACTTCGGCGGAATAGTTCACCGCTACACTCTCAAGGATGCTCTAGATGATGGCGTTCTCGCGCCCTACGTGTACCATCCGTCCTGGGTCAGCCTCATCGAAGCGGAGCAGCAGCGCTGGGATGCTCTCACCACCGAAATCCGGCGGCGCTTCGCTATCGCCAAGGCTCCCGGAGCCAAGGCGCACACTGCAGAGCAGCTACGCATGAAGCTCATCGAGCGCGCCCGGCTCGCCAAGGGTGCGGCCAATAAGGTTCCCGCCGCTGCCGACCTCATCACCCAGCACTACCATCCTGGCCAGAAATGGTTGGTGTACTGCGACAACCAGGCTCAACTCGCCGACGTCCGCCAGGCCCTCGACCGTCGCGGTATTCGCTCCTGGGAGTATCACCGCCAAATGCGCGGTGACGCGGATACCACGCTAAAGCTCTTCGACGTCTCTGGTGGCATTGTCGTCGCCATCAAGTGCCTGGACGAAGGCGTGGACATTCCCTCCGCGACACACGCTCTCATCCTGGCCAGTTCTCGTAACCCGCGGGAGTTCATCCAGCGGCGCGGTCGCGTGCTGCGGCGCTCTCCGCACAAGACCGTGGCCACGCTGCTCGATGTCCTTGTGCTACCCGAAACGCTTGACCAGAATGATCCAAAGTGGTCCCTGGCAATCGGAGAGCTCGCGCGGGCACTCCAGTTCGCGAACTGGGGAATCGGTCAGGCCGCTACCTCGCGGCTGGAGGACAAGTGGGTGTCGATGGGCTTGTCGCTTGCACAGATCGACGAATTGCGAACCGCAGGTGTGGAAACTGACGACGATGACGAAGGAGATCCCAGCAGTGACTAA
- the lepB gene encoding signal peptidase I, which produces MNAAWAERRIRRAALALLTRAVRGRDGHGAEWGEAMLREFPETRGAWEAVRWTASGLRVVLRERRGRGQRARRPLSRRVIAAALTATVAGVLINQFVLGLVPVVSTSMEPSLRVSDRVLVDRLGFRLSRLDYGDVVLFRQPGEVTALQRVVGLPGDLLSCAGGRLHRNGAPAEERYLRAGAESATDCEPVTVPKDTVYVMGDDRAISRDSRAYGPVPDSDVTGRVVTRLWPLG; this is translated from the coding sequence GTGAACGCCGCCTGGGCCGAGCGTCGGATCAGGCGTGCCGCGCTCGCCCTGCTGACCAGAGCAGTTCGCGGCCGCGACGGACACGGCGCGGAGTGGGGCGAGGCGATGCTCCGCGAGTTCCCCGAGACCCGCGGAGCGTGGGAGGCGGTGCGCTGGACGGCGAGCGGGCTGCGCGTGGTGCTGCGGGAGCGACGCGGGCGCGGCCAGCGGGCACGGCGACCGCTCTCCCGGCGGGTGATCGCGGCGGCCCTGACGGCGACCGTGGCCGGAGTGCTCATCAACCAGTTCGTCCTTGGCCTGGTGCCGGTGGTGTCCACCTCGATGGAGCCGAGCCTGCGGGTCAGCGACCGCGTCCTGGTCGACCGCCTCGGGTTCCGCCTGTCCCGTCTCGACTATGGCGACGTGGTGCTGTTCCGGCAGCCCGGCGAGGTGACGGCGCTGCAGCGGGTGGTGGGGCTGCCCGGGGATCTGCTCTCCTGCGCCGGTGGGCGGCTGCACCGCAACGGTGCCCCGGCAGAGGAGCGGTATCTGCGAGCCGGGGCCGAATCTGCCACCGACTGCGAGCCCGTGACGGTGCCCAAGGACACCGTCTACGTGATGGGCGACGATCGCGCGATATCGCGGGACTCGCGGGCGTACGGACCCGTCCCCGACAGCGATGTCACCGGCCGTGTCGTCACCCGGCTCTGGCCGCTCGGATGA
- a CDS encoding NAD(+)/NADH kinase: MDDQPADRRVIGLVVHPTRPVADSVRTLLDAAARLDATVVARDTDTGRIADDRVTFLDRAAFLDRVGIVVSLGGDGTMLGAMRLLVGRDVPVLGVNHGHLGFLVEIAPPDLAGAVDRLVAGDFTLEPHSNLDVAVTSGSDVSSHVAFNDVVLNPAGPPGATVVDLLVNDARYGYYRCDAVVACTPTGSTAYNYAAGGPVLSPSAATVAVTPVAPMSGINRAVVFGATDTIGLHNPAQTTLRITVDGTDAGRLPPGGTLSVTVRAGSVNVVRLDPTAHAQRSRVKLSLLDLPLRPDQLLDLVPPRLRDQARHAGGLASGRFPGDR; the protein is encoded by the coding sequence ATGGACGACCAGCCGGCGGACCGCCGGGTGATCGGGCTGGTGGTGCATCCGACCCGGCCGGTCGCCGACTCGGTACGGACCCTGCTCGACGCCGCCGCACGGCTCGACGCCACCGTCGTGGCCCGCGACACCGACACCGGCCGGATCGCGGACGACCGCGTCACCTTCCTCGACCGGGCCGCCTTTCTCGACCGGGTCGGCATCGTGGTCAGCCTCGGCGGCGACGGCACCATGCTCGGCGCCATGCGACTGCTCGTCGGGCGGGACGTTCCCGTCCTCGGCGTCAACCACGGTCACCTCGGCTTCCTCGTCGAGATCGCCCCGCCCGACCTCGCCGGCGCGGTGGACCGCCTCGTCGCCGGCGACTTCACCCTCGAGCCGCACAGCAACCTCGACGTCGCCGTCACCAGCGGATCGGACGTGAGCAGCCATGTCGCGTTCAACGACGTCGTCCTGAACCCCGCCGGCCCGCCCGGCGCCACCGTCGTCGACCTGCTCGTCAACGACGCCCGCTACGGCTACTACCGCTGCGACGCGGTCGTGGCCTGCACCCCCACCGGCTCGACGGCCTACAACTACGCCGCCGGCGGGCCGGTGTTGTCGCCGTCGGCGGCCACCGTCGCGGTGACCCCGGTCGCGCCGATGTCCGGCATCAACCGGGCCGTGGTCTTCGGCGCCACCGACACCATCGGCCTGCACAATCCGGCACAGACCACACTGCGGATCACCGTCGACGGGACCGACGCCGGCCGGCTGCCACCCGGCGGCACCCTGTCGGTCACCGTACGGGCGGGCAGCGTCAACGTCGTACGGCTCGACCCGACCGCCCACGCCCAGCGCAGCCGGGTCAAGCTGAGCCTGCTCGACCTGCCGCTGCGCCCCGACCAGCTTCTCGACCTGGTCCCGCCCCGGCTGCGTGACCAGGCCCGCCACGCCGGGGGACTGGCGTCGGGCCGGTTCCCCGGCGACCGGTAG
- a CDS encoding FtsX-like permease family protein produces MFLALRELRFARWRFTLMGSVVALIAVLMVLLSGLSSGLVNDGVSGLQRLPVTAFAFDRDTKLDSAFSRSVVNTRQVDQWRQQPGVREAALFGNMLVNARSNRGVPIDLALFGVEPGSFLAPTPAEGTGLDSSDGIVVSQTAVKAGLQLGDTIIIDRIGISLTVVGATADQHTYGHVDVAYLPLAAWQRLHSGVGPGEELRAAAATEATAVAIQADESVDLATGDAAAGTTSFRKAESFGASPGYTAETSTLSLIQVFLYAISALVVGAFFTVWTINRKHELAVLRAMGAAQSYLLRDGLMQALLILAASIGVGVAVGVGLGGLVSGGEVPFTIEAPAVTVAGLLLVLLGLLGAAAAIVRVAAIDPLAALGGQR; encoded by the coding sequence ATGTTCCTGGCACTGCGCGAGCTCCGCTTCGCGCGTTGGCGGTTCACGCTCATGGGCAGCGTCGTCGCCCTGATCGCGGTACTGATGGTGCTGCTTTCCGGATTGTCTTCGGGCCTGGTCAACGACGGGGTTTCCGGTCTTCAGCGGCTCCCGGTAACCGCCTTCGCCTTCGACCGGGACACCAAGCTCGACTCGGCCTTCTCCCGTAGCGTCGTGAACACCCGGCAGGTCGACCAGTGGCGCCAGCAGCCCGGCGTGCGCGAGGCGGCTCTCTTCGGAAACATGCTGGTCAACGCCCGCAGCAACCGAGGCGTCCCCATCGACCTTGCCCTCTTCGGCGTCGAGCCCGGCTCCTTCCTGGCGCCCACACCAGCCGAGGGCACCGGGCTGGACAGCTCGGACGGCATCGTAGTGTCCCAGACAGCCGTCAAGGCCGGCCTGCAGCTCGGGGACACCATCATCATCGACCGGATCGGCATCAGCCTGACGGTGGTAGGCGCCACGGCAGACCAGCACACCTACGGCCACGTCGACGTCGCCTACCTGCCGCTCGCGGCCTGGCAGCGACTGCATTCCGGCGTCGGTCCCGGCGAGGAGCTCCGGGCTGCGGCAGCCACCGAAGCCACGGCGGTCGCCATCCAGGCGGACGAGAGTGTCGATCTCGCCACTGGTGACGCCGCCGCCGGCACGACGAGTTTCCGCAAAGCGGAGTCGTTCGGGGCCTCACCCGGCTACACCGCAGAGACCTCGACCCTCTCCCTCATCCAGGTCTTTCTCTACGCCATCTCGGCGCTCGTGGTCGGCGCGTTCTTCACGGTCTGGACGATCAACCGCAAACACGAACTTGCGGTGTTGCGTGCGATGGGCGCCGCCCAGTCCTACCTGCTGCGCGACGGCCTGATGCAGGCGTTGTTGATCCTGGCGGCCTCGATCGGCGTGGGAGTGGCTGTGGGCGTCGGCCTCGGCGGCCTGGTCAGCGGTGGCGAAGTGCCGTTCACCATCGAAGCGCCCGCGGTGACCGTCGCCGGCCTCCTGCTGGTCCTGCTCGGCCTTCTCGGTGCGGCTGCGGCCATCGTCCGCGTCGCGGCCATCGACCCCCTTGCCGCGCTGGGAGGGCAGCGATGA
- a CDS encoding DUF1643 domain-containing protein has protein sequence MRHLRVAAEILGCSDVQVGNLFAVPTTSVTEINDAGRDAAGWEAARWNLNQVLTSSAELVLGWGVSGLHGLALAHRHAQIAWLVDRLGALKISGVWTLNGEARHPSRWHQYVSDRHRRAVGGTFPQRLASVLHRVDLNSPL, from the coding sequence ATGCGACACCTACGCGTCGCTGCCGAGATCCTTGGCTGTAGCGACGTGCAGGTGGGAAATCTATTTGCAGTCCCGACCACCAGTGTCACCGAGATCAATGACGCGGGCCGAGACGCGGCGGGCTGGGAGGCCGCCCGCTGGAATTTGAACCAAGTCCTAACCTCATCGGCCGAACTGGTACTCGGATGGGGAGTGAGCGGCCTTCATGGCTTGGCCTTGGCGCATCGCCACGCACAGATCGCATGGCTTGTCGACCGTCTCGGAGCGTTGAAGATCTCGGGCGTCTGGACCCTAAATGGCGAAGCTCGGCACCCTTCGCGCTGGCATCAATATGTAAGCGACAGACACCGCCGCGCCGTCGGCGGCACGTTCCCACAGCGTCTAGCTTCGGTTCTACACAGAGTTGATCTCAATTCTCCCCTGTGA
- a CDS encoding PadR family transcriptional regulator, with protein MPRIPDTSPQTLRVFDALLSNPQAWRYGYELSKETALASGTLYPILMRLAERELLETRWEPASRPGLPPRHTYRLTADGAVLAAQRVAARDAAAARAGAGKRIRQAKQAYSALFLGASS; from the coding sequence ATGCCGCGCATCCCGGATACCTCACCCCAGACACTGCGCGTCTTCGACGCCCTGTTGAGCAATCCGCAGGCCTGGCGTTACGGGTACGAACTGAGCAAGGAGACCGCTCTGGCCTCCGGCACGCTGTACCCGATTCTCATGCGACTGGCCGAGCGCGAACTGCTCGAGACGAGGTGGGAGCCGGCCAGCCGACCAGGGCTTCCGCCGCGGCACACCTACCGGCTGACCGCGGACGGCGCCGTCCTCGCCGCCCAGCGCGTGGCCGCGCGGGACGCGGCAGCGGCCCGGGCGGGCGCCGGCAAGCGGATCCGCCAGGCGAAACAGGCGTACTCCGCGCTGTTCCTGGGCGCCAGCTCGTGA
- a CDS encoding DNA-methyltransferase, giving the protein MQDLLGHLRSGQVCYSTPQGAMISGDSLELLAQLPANSVDLFVTSPPFPLLRQKAYGNEDQQRYVAWLTEFAKLAKDALKPTGSLVIDIGGAYQRGLPVRSLHQYRALLAFVDDVGYRLAEEFYWYNPSKLPSPIEWVNKRKIRAKDAVNTVWWLSKTDDPKADVGKVRVPYSKSMERLLQDPQRYYTPKDRPSQHSIGEAFGRDNGGALPSNLLSIPNSQSNDAYLRACKALGLSGHPARFPIKLPSFFIEMCTDPGDLVVDFFGGSNTTGRAAEDLRRRWLSFELDRAYAAESVVRFIGDQAPAKVLKHIEQMTNGQVLAIDDSA; this is encoded by the coding sequence ATGCAAGATCTTTTGGGTCACCTGAGGTCTGGCCAGGTGTGTTATTCAACGCCGCAAGGCGCGATGATCAGCGGAGACAGTCTGGAGCTGCTAGCCCAGCTGCCTGCAAACAGCGTTGACCTGTTCGTCACAAGTCCCCCCTTCCCACTACTTCGACAAAAGGCCTACGGCAACGAAGATCAACAGCGCTACGTGGCATGGTTGACAGAGTTTGCCAAGTTGGCCAAGGACGCACTCAAACCGACCGGCAGCCTCGTGATTGACATCGGCGGGGCCTACCAGCGTGGGCTACCGGTGCGATCTCTCCATCAGTACCGGGCCCTGCTGGCCTTCGTCGACGACGTGGGATACCGGCTGGCCGAGGAGTTCTATTGGTACAATCCCTCGAAGCTACCGTCACCCATCGAGTGGGTGAACAAGCGCAAGATCCGCGCCAAAGATGCCGTCAACACTGTGTGGTGGCTGTCGAAGACAGATGATCCCAAGGCCGACGTTGGCAAGGTGCGCGTACCCTATTCAAAGTCCATGGAGCGGCTGCTGCAAGACCCGCAGCGCTACTACACCCCCAAGGATCGGCCGTCGCAGCACAGCATCGGCGAGGCCTTCGGCCGCGATAACGGCGGCGCGCTCCCGTCCAACCTGCTCTCAATCCCGAACAGCCAGTCCAACGACGCGTACCTGCGAGCATGCAAAGCGCTCGGCCTGTCAGGTCACCCGGCACGCTTTCCGATCAAGCTGCCTTCTTTCTTCATCGAGATGTGCACCGATCCTGGTGACCTAGTCGTGGACTTCTTCGGCGGGTCGAACACCACGGGGCGAGCGGCCGAGGATCTACGTCGGCGATGGCTGTCTTTTGAGTTGGACCGCGCTTACGCCGCCGAGTCAGTAGTGAGGTTCATCGGTGACCAAGCGCCGGCGAAGGTGCTCAAACACATCGAGCAGATGACGAACGGCCAAGTCCTAGCCATCGATGACTCAGCCTGA
- a CDS encoding TetR/AcrR family transcriptional regulator gives MPRIDAPTVAQHRAQRRRALLDAARALLAENPHQAPTLAAVAVRTGLPRSSVYEYFRSRDDLLLELVQEVLPNWSRRVTDAMAAADSPGEQVLAYAAANLRLVAEGEHALATALIESVPGEQVNASTKRMHEQMSQPLSAALSALGLPDPAATAGLISSVVYTASRMIETGSDATAIEERVRELLAPFLLGRAA, from the coding sequence GTGCCGCGCATCGACGCACCGACCGTCGCTCAGCACCGGGCACAGCGCCGACGAGCCCTCCTCGACGCCGCACGCGCCCTGCTGGCCGAGAACCCCCACCAAGCGCCGACGCTCGCCGCGGTGGCGGTCCGGACGGGGCTGCCCCGCTCGTCGGTGTACGAGTACTTCCGCTCACGCGACGACCTCCTGTTGGAGCTGGTGCAGGAGGTACTACCGAACTGGTCCCGGCGGGTCACCGACGCGATGGCCGCTGCCGACAGCCCGGGCGAACAGGTCCTGGCGTACGCCGCGGCAAACCTACGCCTGGTCGCCGAAGGCGAACACGCCCTCGCCACCGCCCTGATCGAGTCGGTGCCGGGCGAGCAGGTCAACGCCAGCACCAAACGGATGCACGAGCAGATGAGCCAGCCGCTGTCGGCCGCCCTCAGCGCCCTGGGCCTTCCCGACCCGGCCGCCACCGCCGGGCTGATCAGCTCGGTGGTCTACACCGCCAGCCGCATGATCGAGACAGGATCGGACGCGACCGCCATCGAGGAACGGGTCCGCGAACTGCTCGCCCCTTTCCTGCTCGGTCGCGCGGCATAG
- a CDS encoding AAA family ATPase has translation MLTLKLLTVRDFGPYRGRQEIAFSRDHGVFIIYGPNGRGKTTLHNAFRYALYGEILGRRRAEEPGDLANTEAKKQAGYGSFETILDFEHDGISYRLTRRYDEREQPRELALLERDRVPLAQDDMEKTLQIIAPRSVSQFFLFDGELLRQYENLLDKDSKEGEALEKSIERVLGIPIVGNARTDVTELHKSADRLLTEQYAASDKTKRTALSLKEAQDVANRLQADRDEVSRRITDIQSEISNLELQLREQEKSERILGTLDNLRQQQATLRLREQDALDALAELTGSLWKAVLSRSAARRLVAVEEEVETAEAELRDASAAVRDLAHLHTVADCPVCHRDVPEELRRQLIAELQAAASTAHHGVVEARLAEARGRRKVLQALASEDARLVADRDKALRTVRFEQQEVAGDITGLEQELSELGKEAELRDLTTQRLERQTQLGRERDRLQECDRELHDQNLVIDELKRRLRKEQQVQPDPSIELKEEITEALMRLFASSIDAYRHKLRGRVEARASEIFRELASETDYVGLRITDRYGLEIIDSDGEVVRRSAGYEHLVALSLIAALQDSAAVRGPVVMDYPFGRLDATNTARVVAALPRMARQVILLSFDGEFDRTEALRALGSNLVAEYELERITIKHTRIQTRRTI, from the coding sequence ATGCTGACGCTTAAGCTCCTGACCGTTCGAGACTTCGGCCCGTATCGCGGCCGGCAAGAGATAGCCTTCTCCCGTGATCACGGCGTCTTTATCATCTATGGACCGAACGGCCGGGGAAAGACCACCCTGCACAACGCCTTCCGCTACGCACTGTACGGCGAGATCCTGGGTCGCCGTCGCGCCGAGGAGCCTGGCGACTTGGCCAACACTGAGGCCAAGAAGCAGGCCGGCTACGGCTCGTTCGAGACCATTCTCGACTTCGAGCACGACGGCATTTCGTACCGGCTGACTCGCCGCTACGACGAGCGTGAACAGCCGCGCGAGCTGGCGCTTCTAGAACGAGACCGCGTTCCTCTGGCACAGGACGACATGGAGAAGACGCTCCAGATTATTGCCCCGCGCTCCGTTAGCCAGTTCTTTCTCTTCGACGGCGAACTGTTGCGCCAGTACGAGAATCTCCTCGACAAGGACAGCAAAGAGGGCGAGGCTCTGGAAAAGTCCATCGAGCGCGTACTGGGTATCCCTATTGTGGGGAACGCAAGGACTGACGTCACCGAACTGCACAAGAGCGCCGATCGGCTGCTCACCGAGCAATACGCGGCCTCCGACAAGACCAAACGCACGGCCCTATCCCTTAAGGAAGCGCAGGACGTCGCCAATCGCCTGCAGGCGGACCGGGACGAAGTGTCCAGGCGCATCACCGACATTCAAAGCGAGATCTCCAATCTTGAGCTGCAGCTTCGTGAACAAGAGAAGTCCGAGCGCATTTTGGGCACACTCGACAACCTGCGTCAGCAGCAGGCCACGCTTAGGCTCCGCGAGCAGGATGCCCTGGATGCTCTCGCTGAGCTCACCGGCAGCCTATGGAAGGCGGTTCTCTCTCGCTCCGCCGCTCGTCGGCTCGTCGCCGTCGAGGAGGAGGTCGAAACCGCTGAGGCCGAGCTCCGTGACGCATCGGCTGCTGTCCGGGACCTGGCGCACCTTCATACCGTTGCCGACTGTCCGGTATGCCACCGCGACGTCCCCGAAGAGCTGCGCCGTCAGCTCATCGCTGAGTTGCAGGCCGCTGCATCGACCGCTCACCACGGCGTCGTGGAGGCGCGCCTTGCCGAAGCACGGGGACGGCGCAAGGTATTGCAAGCGCTCGCCAGCGAGGACGCCAGGCTCGTTGCCGACCGTGATAAGGCCTTGCGGACTGTCCGCTTTGAGCAGCAGGAAGTCGCCGGTGATATCACCGGCTTAGAGCAAGAGCTATCCGAATTGGGTAAGGAAGCCGAGTTGCGTGACCTCACCACGCAACGACTCGAACGACAAACCCAGCTTGGTCGCGAGCGTGACCGCCTACAGGAGTGCGATCGGGAGCTACACGACCAGAATCTAGTGATCGATGAGCTCAAGCGGCGGCTACGCAAGGAACAGCAGGTTCAGCCCGACCCGAGCATCGAGCTCAAGGAGGAGATCACCGAAGCACTGATGCGCCTCTTCGCCAGTTCGATCGACGCTTATCGGCACAAGCTACGAGGACGGGTCGAGGCCCGCGCCTCCGAAATTTTCCGGGAACTAGCCTCCGAAACCGACTATGTCGGGCTGCGGATCACTGATCGCTACGGTCTGGAGATCATCGACTCCGATGGCGAAGTCGTACGGCGGTCGGCTGGCTACGAACACCTCGTCGCTCTCTCGCTCATCGCCGCGCTCCAAGATAGCGCCGCCGTCCGTGGGCCGGTCGTTATGGACTATCCATTCGGCCGTCTCGATGCTACCAACACCGCGCGCGTCGTCGCTGCCCTCCCGCGCATGGCCCGACAGGTAATCCTACTTTCGTTCGATGGCGAGTTCGACCGCACCGAAGCGCTCCGAGCGCTCGGCTCCAACCTGGTCGCGGAGTACGAGCTGGAGCGCATTACAATCAAGCACACCCGCATCCAGACTCGAAGGACCATCTGA
- a CDS encoding ABC transporter ATP-binding protein, with product MVTALDDVSLTVAPGELVAVVGPSGAGKSSLLAVAGALTIPDEGTVSIDGHDIAAMSARDRAAYRRDHVGFVFQTGNLLPALTALEQLRLVTKLSHHRTDVRSPARLLADVGMAHKADRRPHQLSGGERQRVGIARALVGRPSLLLVDEPTAALDRARSHEVVQLLARETKQSAVATVMVTHDQDVLEHCDRVIEMIDGRLSAG from the coding sequence GTGGTCACCGCGCTGGACGACGTGAGTCTGACGGTCGCCCCCGGTGAACTGGTCGCCGTGGTCGGCCCCTCGGGCGCCGGAAAGTCGAGTCTGCTCGCGGTCGCCGGCGCGTTGACCATCCCCGACGAGGGAACGGTCAGCATCGACGGCCATGACATCGCCGCCATGAGTGCCAGGGACCGCGCGGCTTACCGGCGCGACCACGTCGGCTTCGTGTTCCAGACCGGCAACCTGCTGCCGGCCCTCACCGCTCTGGAGCAACTCCGCTTGGTCACCAAGCTGAGCCACCATCGGACCGACGTCCGCTCCCCGGCCAGGCTGCTCGCGGACGTGGGGATGGCGCACAAGGCCGACCGCCGGCCACACCAACTCTCCGGCGGCGAACGTCAACGGGTCGGAATCGCCCGCGCCCTGGTCGGACGGCCCTCGCTGTTGCTGGTGGACGAACCCACGGCCGCTCTGGACCGGGCGCGCAGCCACGAAGTGGTGCAGCTCCTCGCCCGGGAGACGAAACAGTCCGCGGTCGCTACCGTTATGGTGACCCACGACCAGGACGTGTTGGAACACTGCGACCGGGTGATTGAGATGATCGACGGGCGGCTGTCCGCCGGCTGA